The window TTTGTCATGCCAAACCCAATTCCATAAGTGAAACGTGGCATTCCAGCATCGAACTGAACACACGGCTTATGAGAGCCACTAAACAAGTACGTGTAATCCAAACCTCTTCTTCGACACCAAAAGCTAGCTTCCCTCCCCAAGTACGGGTTTCAGTGTTTCACCACTAAAACATCTTCTACACCTCTGACCTGAGCTCTAAAACACGAAAAAGGCAAAATCAGACTGACTTGTAAACATGCCAATGACGTATTTTGCTCCAAGTAGTCATCCTTCTCTCTGCTCGTCACCACCATTGCCCAGAACCAAGCGAACCCCAGCTCTGGTTTGCCAAAGCATCCATTTTTCATTCAAGAACCAACCGTTTCTGAGCACTTCAAACTGTTTTCCAACTAGCCATTTGCTGAAACCATCTATTTTGATTGTAAAAGCATCGGAAACTGAGTCCCCGACATCGAAAGCGGGGACTGGAAGTGATGGGagagatggagatgaagaaCAGTATGAAGAGTACGAGGTGGAGCTGGTGCAGCCATATGGGCTGAAATTCACCAAGGGCAGAGATGGTGGCACTTACATAGATGCGATTGCGTCGGGTGGATCGGCTGACAAGTCTGGAATCTTCACTGTTGGGGATAAAGTACTTGCCACCAGGTTTACTTTGCTCTTCCTTGTATTTCTTTGTAATATGGACTGAGAGGGACCAGGCCATGACTAGCTTCGATTGAGCAAACCTTGGGTACTTTTTTGGACTTTTAAACCACGTGCAAAGAAGATTAATTCAAGACAGCAGCCATTGCCCCTCGGTTGAGTTAATGTTGAAAAGGCATATTGCGAAATCCGAGTGGTTCAATATCGGGTTTGACAAAGTTGTCTTATTTTGCTGTAGTGCCGCAGATTTGTTTTAGAGGGTACCCAGTTCCTGCTGGTAGCTTATGCTGGGGCTCCCGTTAATGCTTTtagaattagttttttttatatatttttttatgtatatatttttaatatatttaaatatattttaaaaaataaaaaaaattataataatattaaaaaatacttacttaatcattaaataaaaaataataataaaaaataaataaaaaattcgtAGGGATAAAAATTAACGATAAGActaatattttcctatttttttatgggtttatatgtcttttcaaattttttgaatcAATGACGAAAATCCTGTGAATTTTTGCTCcattttcaataaataaggCATGGTTGAAGTGCGGCTAAGAAGTGCTACGTGTATGCAGTGCAGTGTTCGGGACAGAAATATGGCCTGCTGCTGAATATGGAAGGACAATGTATACCATTCGCCAAAGAGTGGGCCCATTACTCATGAGAATGCAGAAGAGATATGGTTCGTTCAAAAACACTCTCATAGGATAATGACAAAATCATTGAAGTTCATGCTAATGTACTGCACCATATTAAACTTAATTTCGACAATATCCCAGAAATGTAATGCCTGTTCATATATCCATTCCATAGTCTATATTATTGGCCTTGAAAGTTTTGCATCATGGTCTGACCGTCTGAGGCTGTGAATTTAAACTGTCAGGGAAGCTCGAGGATGTTGGTGAACTAACAGAAAAGGAGATTATTAGAGCTGAGAGGAACTCGGGCGTGATTAGTAATAGAGTGAGGGAAATTCAAGTAAGTTATTCCCTTTCCCAAATTCCAAAATGGCAGTTGATCTATAGGACATTCTGTAACTCTAAATCCCTTTGCTTCCTCTATCAATGTgaatctttttcccttttcattaACACATAAACAACATAGCGTATGAATATGTAATCGATTTCAGTTGCAAAATGCCCTCAGAAAAAGGGAACAGAAAGAGCGCAGGGCAAAGGACCTTCGAGAAGGACTGCAACTTTACAAGTAAGACTTGCCAACCCAACATGTTTTAAGTGGCGCTCTAATCTAAATCTTGGAAATCATATACCATTGACATGATGGACTATAACTCTGAAATCactctctttattttatatttttgatagattttttgtttgttaatcATAAAGGAATGCTAAATATGAGGAAGCATTAGAGAAGTTTGAGTCGGTATTGGGGTCAAAACCAGATCCAGACGAAGCTTCAGTAGCAAGTTACAATGTGGCATGTTGTTATTCTAAACTTAATCAGGTACTGGTCATGTTTGCATGAACAGAATCGCATCATTAACCATTGATTACTAAGGCATTTCCTTTTTCTAAGTGTTCTCAATGGTGTTCACATCAGTAGACATGGCAATTTTTAGCGGGCAAGCGCACCAACTTCCCGGGGTTTTTTACTTTCATAAGTCTGAGTGAAAATGTCAAAAACGCTATCCTCGTGACTTCCCAACCGCATATCAATCAAAATACAGCAAACTGAAGTTCCCCAATCTGCTCTTTTTTTCCTCATTAGAGTAGGGGAGCTTTCTCAATATGCTGCCTCCATCCTAGCTCAAGTGCTCAACTTAGAAATAGCATCATCTGAGTTTACCCATTTGGATTTATGCTACTTCTTGTAGATGTTTTCTGAATTGATGAAGGATATATTATTGTTTCCTAATCTCTCTTACTCATATAACCCGTAATATAAGCAGTTACAAGCTGGACTCTCCGCTCTGGAAGATGCCTTGCGAGCAGGATTTGAAGACTTCAAGGTATATATTTAACCAATGATTAGAAtggaaatacaagaaaaataaatcacctTGTTACTTAAACAGCACGCTCTGCAAGCTGTCTGACATTGGTACTACTGTGGAACAGAGAATCCGAACAGATCCTGACCTGGCCAAAATAAGAACATCCCAGGAATTTGAGACTCTTTTGAAAAGGTTCGACGAGTCATTTATCAATGAAAATGCCATCAATGCCATCAAGTCTTTATTTGGCATACTCAACAAGAACTAGAGTCTTGAATTAGCTTCAAATATATGGTGTGCTGAGTTCTCAATCGTATGTGAGCTTACCATAAAGCTAATGCAGGGGTTGGCATTGCCATGTTTCAAAACAATCAGTTTTTCTTAcgtgaatttatttatatcatcaGTTTTGAATTGACTATTGGGAAAAttcaacgttttttttttttttcataatcatTTGTTGCTCTTGAATTATCTCTCCGGTCACAATGTATCATTTGTGATTCTTTAGACAAGATTATTTACTAATTAAAGGGAATCTTAACATTGAAATGTTTCATTCCTTCTAACCCGATTGTCTATGTTTGTTATGTAGAACACACATACATGCTTATCCACTCTTGCTTCTAATCGAAAATACGCAAGAATTTACCTTTCATCTGTTCAGATGAGCTGCTAAAGGCATATATTGACGTACTTCTTTTTAGGTCTGATCTTTGAGATATGAAAGTCCAGCTCAAAGTTTTACTTCACTTGCTTACAAATACACAGTGTATTCTTGAACAATTAAACCtaaatgtacaaaaaatatcAGACTACTACcagaaaagtagaagaaaaaaaagaaaaagagaagtatatatattaaaaaaaacaaattagcaGAATAGGAAAGCTGATCAAGTGCTATATCTAGGGCAAATAAAAAATTGGGATTTGTTGAAATGGAGGGAGTTTTGGAGAATAATACGTGTATTTTCTGTGTTAATCAAACTGTATGGCCTATATATAGTTGAATATTGGCCAATGCAAATAAG is drawn from Juglans regia cultivar Chandler chromosome 5, Walnut 2.0, whole genome shotgun sequence and contains these coding sequences:
- the LOC109018510 gene encoding protein MET1, chloroplastic-like isoform X1, translated to MPMTYFAPSSHPSLCSSPPLPRTKRTPALVCQSIHFSFKNQPFLSTSNCFPTSHLLKPSILIVKASETESPTSKAGTGSDGRDGDEEQYEEYEVELVQPYGLKFTKGRDGGTYIDAIASGGSADKSGIFTVGDKVLATSAVFGTEIWPAAEYGRTMYTIRQRVGPLLMRMQKRYGKLEDVGELTEKEIIRAERNSGVISNRVREIQLQNALRKREQKERRAKDLREGLQLYKNAKYEEALEKFESVLGSKPDPDEASVASYNVACCYSKLNQLQAGLSALEDALRAGFEDFKRIRTDPDLAKIRTSQEFETLLKRFDESFINENAINAIKSLFGILNKN
- the LOC109018510 gene encoding protein MET1, chloroplastic-like isoform X2; translation: MPMTYFAPSSHPSLCSSPPLPRTKRTPALVCQSIHFSFKNQPFLSTSNCFPTSHLLKPSILIVKASETESPTSKAGTGSDGRDGDEEQYEEYEVELVQPYGLKFTKGRDGGTYIDAIASGGSADKSGIFTVGDKVLATSAVFGTEIWPAAEYGRTMYTIRQRVGPLLMRMQKRYGKLEDVGELTEKEIIRAERNSGVISNRVREIQKKGTERAQGKGPSRRTATLQLQAGLSALEDALRAGFEDFKRIRTDPDLAKIRTSQEFETLLKRFDESFINENAINAIKSLFGILNKN